From candidate division WOR-3 bacterium:
TGCCTTGTTCGGTGGGAAGCCGGGTGAAGTGATGGCAAGATCATAACGCTGCTCAAAATATAATTTCACATTTCCTTCGTCAATCATTTTTTGTGCCCGAGCTGCAAGACTCGACAAATTCTCATCATAGACGAATACCTCTTCCCCTTTCTTCACAAGGTACTCTGCAACCGCAAGATTGGCACGACCCAGACCCAGGAGAAGCGTCTTCATAGATTACCTGATCTTCAATGTCGAAAGTGCAAACATCAAACAGATAATTCCAATTATCCAGAAGCGAATTACGATCTTGGGTTCGACCATTCCCTTCAGCTCGAAATGGTGATGGAGCGGCGCCATCATGAAAAGACGCTTTCCACCGGTGCGCCGGAAATATACTACCTGCGCCAGCACCGTCAAAACCTCAATCACAAAAACACCACCCACCATCACCAGCAGAATCTCCTGTTTGATGAGAATTGCCGCCGTACCGATTATTGCACCGAGGCTTAGAGCACCCGTATCACCCATAAACACCTGAGCCGGGTATGTATTGAACCACAGGAATCCGAGGCTCGCACCCAGGATCGTCGCGCAATATACGGTGATCTCACCGCCTTGCTTCAAGAAGATGATATTAAGATAGTCGCTGATCACCGCATGGCCCGCTGCATACGCCAGGGCAGCATATGCCAGGGCGGCAATACCGATCAATCCGATAGCCAGACCATCCAGGCCGTCGGTAAGGTTGACACCGTTGGAGGAGCCGACAAGAACCAGGGCAACGAACGCCGGATAGAACAACCCGAAACTTATGACATAATTCTTCACAAACAGGAGATTGGTTTTGTCCATGTAGCCTTCGGGACCGAAGAAGTACAGGAACAGACCGAGTGCTATTCCATAGACAACCTGGACAATTAGTTTCGTCTTGATCGAGAGACCGCGTGGCCGCTTTTTGTATATCTTCACATAATCATCCCATAACCCAAGGAATCCAAAGTAAATCGTTGCGCTGAATAAAATCAATATATTCGGATTTGTCAAATCGCAGAAGAGAAAAGATGAAATGAGAATTGACAATAGTATCAGTAGACCACCCATTGAGGGCGTGCCTTCTTTTGAACGATGGCTATCAGGTACCTCCGATCTTACCCTTTGTGTGGCAGACTGGGTCTTCATCGAGGCTATGAATTTTCGCCCAAAGACGAGTACAATCAGAATCGCGAAGACCGCCGCATACGCGCTACGGAATGTTATGTAGCCAAAAAGCCTCAAAGGTCCAAAAAAGTCACGCAGTGGATACAGTAGCCATAAAAGCATATTATCTCACTTGTTGTCAACGAACACAAAAGGTTTGATGACGCAACTCTTCATCTCAGTAACCTCGATAGTCCATAGACGAACCGCTCAAAACGGAGGGCACGGGATGCCTTGAACAATATCACCTCATCACCGGTTATATTCTCGTGGAGACTTCTGAGCAGCTCATTCTCTTCGGTATAATGTCCGCCTCCGTAGTACTCTGACTGCCGTCCATAGGTCATCAATAGATCTACGGAACTTCTGGCATACAAACCGATTTCTTCGTGTAATTGACTGCTTCTCTTCCCCAATTCAAGCATATCACCGAGAACAGCGATCGTAGGACGCCCCAATTGCCCGATGAAATCGATCGCCGCTTTCATCGATGTCGGATTTGCATTGTATGTATCGTTCAATATCAACAACCTGCTGATCCTAATTGGTTCCAGCCGTCCGGGTTCTGGCTTAATTCCTGCCAGCGCCGTTTTTTGTGTCGCATAATCAACACCCAGCATCGTCGTCAAACAAACTGCCGCCAGGCAGTTGTAAACGTTGCCAGCTCCAAGCAGCCGAGTGAAATATTCCTTCCATCCAAGGGAGAAGTAAGAGCCGTGTTCGGTGAGCTTCACGCTCTCCAACATGTCCATTGAGAATCGGTTCACAGTTCTTCCGGGCATCTCGCCAAACCCCTCACCCACTAAGGCCAGCCCGTCGGGTGGTAGCGCCTCGATCAATGAAGATTTCTCTTTTCTCACGCCATCGAGTGACTCCAATCCCTCAAGATGGCCCGGCCCGATATTTGTTATGACTCCCACATCAGGTTTGGCGATATCGCACAATCTTTTGATCTCTCCGGGCGCGCTCGTCCCCATTTCAAGCACCATGTAATCTTCATCACCGCAAAGGTTGAAGATGGTGAGTGGCATGCCGATGAGGGAATTGTAGTTTCTCTTCGTGCACAAAACATTCGACCCTGAACCGAGTATCGCAGCAACAATCTTCTTTACGGTAGTCTTACCATTGGTTCCGGTTATGCCAATTGCCTTGGCTCTGTAGTACTGACGGTAGTGCCGCGCAAATTCACCCAGGGCATAGAGCGCATCAGACACCTGTATCTCGTTCGCCTTCGATTGCGTGCGTTCAACAACAGCGGCGATCGCCCCGCGTGCCAAAGCGTCATTCACAAAATTATGTCCGTCTGTGTGTTGCCCTTTGAGCGCGAAGAAGAGATGGCCGGGCCTGGTTTCACGTGAATCGATCGTGACCCCACGTGCTAAATCAGTACGGACTGAACACGCCTTGCCACCCATTACCCTGGCTATCTCCGCTAGCATGAATTCTCGAAACATCTCTTTATAACCTCGGCATCACTAAAATCGATGCTCTCATCATCGAATATCTGGTACTCTTCGTGGCCCTTCCCGGCAACGATAACCATATCATCTCCCTGTTTCATTGCCATTGCATATTCGATGGCCGCCGTCCTGTCTTCAATCATCTTGTAGTTATCACCGGCAACACCCTGCAGAATATCGTTGATGATGTCTGAGGGTGTTTCGTGCCGGGGATTATCTGTGGTAATGACCGCGAGGTCGGCAAACCTCGTTGCAAGTGCACCCATCTTCGCACGTTTGTCACGGTCGCGATCGCCACCACACCCGAAAACGACAATCAACTTGCCCCTTGCGTATTCCCTGGCGGATTTCAGTATGTTTTCGATCGCGGCAGGTGTATGCGCGTAATCAACGAAGACATTGTCAACAATGCGCTCCATGCGGCCCGGTACAAATCGCAGTTTCTCAATTCCTTCAACTATGCGATCGGCTGATACATCCAGAGCCACACCTGCAGCAAAAGCCCCGAGGATGTTATGGAAATTGAATCTTCCGATCAACGGTGACTTTACCTCGTAACTCTTGGCTTTGTACGATATCTCGATTCTAAGACCATCGATCGACTGTTCGATCAATCTACCTCTAATGTCGCTGCCCTCGGTCTGGCCAAATGAAAGTACGCACGGCAGCGACATTGATGTCACTGCATCACGAATATCTTCGTCATTATTGTAGATAGCACAGCCATTTAGTTTGAGAAGTGAAAATATTCGCAGTTTCGACCGCATGTAATCATCCATCGTTACATGAAAATCAAGATGATCCTGAGACAGGTTAGTGAAGACTGCGGCGTCGAAGTCGATGCCCTCAACACGCCCTAATTTAAGAGCATGAGAAGAGACTTCCATCACCAGGGAATCTATCCCCTGGCTTTGATACTCTTTGAGCAATTTCAGGATATCCAGAATCTCTGGCGTCGTGCGGGTCGCCTTGCTCCTTGAGGCCCCAAGATAGTATACCGTGCCGATAAGACCTGGCTTTTTCCCTGCTTGTGTGAGAATGGAATGAATCAGGAAGGTTGTGGTCGTTTTGCCGTTGGTACCGGTCACCCCGATCTTTGCCATTTGAGCAAAATTACCGTAGAAACGTACGGCCAATTTGCCTATTATGTCCCGCGTATTATCCAGGACGAGCTGCGGAAGATGTGTGGCGACCCTATGCTCCGTAATAACCGCAACCGCTCCCGCTCTTTCCACGTCTCCTATGAAATCATGACCATCAAAACGGGCGCCCTTCACGGCGACATACAGGCTTCCTGGTATCACCTTTCTTGAGTCGAATTCAATCGAGCTTATCTCAATATCTTCCATGTTGTAGGCCTGCGAAGGCAAATCCGACATCAATTTACTTAGCCGCATAATGATAAGAGTTCATTTGATAGAGGCTCTGTGCGATTTCTTTGAAAACTGGCGCCACTATCGTACTTGCCCAATATCCGCTCTTGGGCTCATCGATCATCAGCATGATCAAATAATCAGGTTCCTCGGCTGGGAAGAAACCGACAAAAGTGGCGATCACTGCGCTGTTCGAGTACGAGCCATTAACGACCTTTTGTGCGGTTCCGGTCTTCCCGGCAATTTTCATATCGTTAAAAGCCGCTGCCGCACCGCTTCCTTCTTCAACGACGGCACAGAGTATGTCGGTAACGCTTCGCGCCGTCGACGCATCGATCACACGACGTATGCGGAGAGGATCGACTTCATATATCGTCTTCTCTCCTTTTCTCACCGCCTGCACGATGTTCGGTTTGCTCAGCACACCATCATTGGCAATGACCTGATAGGCCATGGCAAGCTGCAACATATTCACGGTGAGCCCCTGGCCAAAAACCAGAGTGGCAAAATCTATGTCATTCATCTTGGCCGCGTCGGGCAACCGACCTCGTACTTCCCCCGGAAACTCAATACCGGTCAATTCGCCGAACCCAAAATCCCTCACGAGGAGCAGAAATCTTTCACGGTCAAATTTCCTCGATAACTTGACCATTGCTACATTACTTGAATGGGCCACTGCCTGCTTCAGTGTGACAACCCCATAATTACGGTAATCATTGATCGTGTGCCCCCTTATCTTGATCTTCCCGGTCTCGGTATCGATCCTATCATTCTCGTGCGCACCATTCATCAACGCGAAAGTCAAGCACATGAGTTTGAATGTAGATCCGGGTTCGAATTCATCGCAGATTATGTGGTTTCTCTGATCACCATTCTTCCCCGCATTTACCATGGCCAGAATATTCCCGGTCTCCGGGTCGATAATCAAACCCGCGGCTAAATGCGCGTCTTCTTTATCGAGGCAATCCTTCAACTTATCATACAAGATCGCCTGAAGCTGAAGATCTACAGTAAGATAAATATCCGCACCCGGCTGGGGTTCCTGCTCAGGATAATTGTGGTAGGGGAAGATCCCACCGGATGGATCCTTCTGATAGATCGCAAATCCCGATTCACCGCTGAGGATTTCGTCAAACTGCAATTCCATACCCTCAATGCCGCGGTTATCCAAACCACATTTGCCGACCATGCTCGAGAAGATTTCAGGCATGTTGTATCGTCGGTTCAAATCATGGGTATACCCAATACTCGGATCGTTGATCGCCAGATAACGGTCACGCTGTTCAATATCGACCTTCATTTCGACCCAGAAAAAATCGCCAGCATCTACCAGTCTTTTCAATTGGGTCGTTGATTTGCCGGAGATCTTAGAGACTTCGCGCACAAGCTTGGCCGCATCGCAAGCGTAACGAGGTGTGCAAAAAACCGAAAAACAAGGTTCGGAGGTCGCGATCGGGACGCCGCCTCGATCATAGATATTACCGCGCGCTCCGAGCAACACAAATTTCTTCTCGTGCTGCTGTCTGGCCCTCTTTTCGTAGTATTGATGCCTGAAGCACTGAATGTAGAAAAGGTAAGAGAAAAAGATCAGGGATACAAAAAAGAGAAAAGAATTAAGCATTTTCGTGCGTATCATTCGATCACTCCCAATATATCATCCCTCTGCGGAAAAACGTATCCCATCTCCTTTGCCGCGGATTCAATATGAGCAAGATTGGTGATATCAATCAAGCTAGACTCCAGCTGTTTTTTTTCGTTCTGCAATTCAACGACATCGCTCTCGATAACCTCTTTTCGCACTTCAATCTTGACCAGTTCACTTTCGATGAAAACAAGCAAGAACATATAAATGATAACCGAAACAAAAATTATGAGGATGCGCATTTTTCGATGGCCCTCAACCTTGCGCTCCTGGCCCTAGGGTTCTCGCTGACTTCTTCATCAGTCGGCTTTATGGCTTTCTTGTTCAGTAACCGGGCTTTTGTCCCCGCCTTCAAATTCCGGAAGAAATGTTTCACGATCCTATCCTCACCCGAATGATATGATATCACCACCATCCGCCCCTCTGTACCCAGCCTCCTGAACGCTGCGGGCAATGCCTGCGAGAGATTGGACAATTCGTCATTGGTCCAGATCCTCAGGGCTTGAAACACCTTTTGTAGATTCTTCTTGAGAAATCGACGCGGCACAGAATCTTCCACCAATTTTCTCAGTTCCAGAGTCGACTCCAAGTAATTCCGTGCATCGTATATTCTTTGACCCAGCTTGCGGTAATTGCGAACATCACCAAATTCTTTCAGGACCTGAATGATTTCACTCTTCCGACCGCATTTCAGTCTATCGCTCAACGGCGTGGTCCTGGGCGACATCCTCATCAATAAACGGCCCTCACGCTCGTAGCTGAACCCGCGGGAAGGAGTGATCAACTGATGGTATGAAACGCCAAGATCAAAAAGCACGCCGTCGACGCTCCCGACATGAAATTTGTCAAGGATTAAATCTAGATTAATAAAGTTATCCTCCGAGAAAAAACAACGTTTGCTGAACGCCGCTGTTATTCGCCTGCCGTACTCGAGAGCATCAGGATCACAGTCGATGCCGATAAACCTTGTATCCTTGGTCCGGCTCAACATTGCCATAAGATGACCAGCCCCCCCGACCGTGCAGTCAAGATAGGTACCTCCTTCCTTTAGATCCAAATATCGGATAACTTCATCTAATAGGACGGGTTGATGATAGACCTGGTGCTGTCGATCAGGCAAAGCTCTTCAACGCGGCCCTGCGTGAAGGATAGATTTCGAACGGGTAGAAACCGTATAATCTCAGGATATCGAAGAGATAGGGTGACACATTGACGAGTTTGATATCGCCTCCAAACTTCTTGAATTTCTGCTGGTAATCGATGAGCCAACCCACAACTTTATAATTTATGTGGCTGACTCTCGACAGGTCGATTATTATGTTTACATCACCCTCTTCAATCATTTGCTTCAACGAAAGCTCGATCTTTTCAAAACCCTGCTCATCGATTTCACCGCTCGGTAGAAAAAAAGATACTTTCTTGTCTTTGATTGCCTCAACTGCTTGTATTTTCATGCTTCCTCCTTCTCAATTCCTCGATGCCCTCGGCATCCTCTGAATAGAATTTTTCGACCTCTTTACCGAATGCTTCATAAGTCTCAGGAGACCATAACTCAATGTAGTTTATCTCGCCAACGATTATGACTTCTTTGGTAATTCGAGCATGATCAAGCAAGAAATCCGGCATCAATATTCTCCCCTGAGCATCCAACCTATCCTCTTTAACGCCAAAGGTAAAATGCCGCCGATAACGGCGGGACTTGAGATAGTCCATCGAGAGGGAAAGTAGTTCCTTGTTTTCGATTTCCTCCCAGATCTTTAGCGGATACACGGCTATCTCGCGGTCATAACCTGGGGTCAGGATCACCCGGCCCTCGGACTCGTGTTTGAGTACGTTACGGAACTGGCTCGGAATCGCCAGCCGTTTTCGGTCATCTAGTGTGTGAGTGAAGAATCCGCGAAATCTAATATTCCCCATTTCTCCCCATTTCACCCCATTTTACACATAATTTGATTTTTGTCAAGTACTAATTTACTCTGAAACAGGGGAATAACTTCCTGAATATCGAGACTTTTTCCTTGAATGAAAAACCGATATCAGGATTGTGTGGTTTGACTGCAGATTTGTTTAGGGATTTGAGTAGTTCTTCGTTTTCTTTTACAGCCTACTGCACTGCCTTATGTTTGTGACCTTCAACCAGTTTTCTTCAATCTCGCGGCGAAGATACCATCTGTGTTGTAGTCACAAGGAAGTACTTTGAGAAACTCGTCACCCTGAGGCGTGAATTTCTTGGCCGGCTCAATCTCGAAGTTTGGATTATCCTTTAGAAAAAGCGCGATGACATCCTCGTTTTCATCTGGCAGTATGCTACATGTGGAATATATCAGTGAACCGCCCTTCTTCAAAAAAGTAGCAGCATTCATCAGTAGATCATATTGCAGTTTGGCCAACCTCATTACTACCTTCTTGTTCACCCGATCCTTCACCTCAGGCCTCTTGGCTATGACACCCGCGTTCGTGCAAGGTGCATCGACCAACACCTTGTCAACATCCTCTAATTTGTAGTAACGACCGTCAGCAATAACAGGCTTTATTATGCTTATACCCAATCGAGCAGCATTCTCGACCACCAATTTCAACCGCTCATTGCTTATTTCCACCGCAACTATCATGCCATCATTGTTCATCAACTCAGCCATATAGGTCGCCTTGCTGCCTGGTGCCGAGCAGAGATCGACAACCTTTTCTCCTGGCTTTGGATCAACGAGGTGGCAAACTAAACCCTGAGCCTCGTCGTGGATAGAAATATATCCCTGTTTCATCAACGGGCTATTGATTATTAAACTTAGATGATCAACTGATTTAAATTCTGAAAACCAATTTGCAGACCTGTATTCCAACCCACTCAACCTCAATCTCTCCTTCGCTTCCTCGACGCTATTCTTCAGCAAATTGATCCGGATGTAAGGCGTGGGACGTATCTTGAAACAGTCGATAATCTTCTCGCCCTCCACCTGATAAGCATCCATAATTTTTCTGAAGACCCATGCGCGCGGTTCGCGCAATACCTGTACTCGTTTATTCCTGATGACCCCCCGCAGCACTGCATTGATCAAACCTTTTTCCTTTATGGTTCGCCCGAAATTAACCGCTTCATTGACTATCGCGTATATCGGGATTCTATCAAAAAACAAGTACTGATAAACAGCGATTCTCAGAACATTCTTCAACGTCGAATCCAGTGAGAAGAAATCTCCGGTAAGGGTCTCCCTTACTATCTGATCTATCTCCTCACGGTGTCGAAGCGTACCAAATGCCAGTTCGTTGGCCAGCTGCCGATCCTCATCTTTGAGCTCGTTCTTTTCAAATATCGCCGCCAGGGCATCCTTTACATTCTTCCCCTCTTCAACTTCACAAAGCGCACTTAGCGCTGCTTCACGTGCAGTCATCCTACAACCTCTCCTTTTTGTATGCGGTACCCGTTCACAAAATCAAGTGCCGATATGATCTTCCTACCTTCGGGTTTTAATTCAAGTAACACGAGCGATCCATTGCCCGTACCAACATATAACTTCCTACTGTCTACCAAAAGTTTACCAGGCGTCAGGCTCTTATCTCCGAGCTGCGCCAGTGTTATTATCAATTCTTTGTTGCGGAAATGAGTCCTTGCCCCTGGCAACGGAGACAGCGCCCGGATATGGTTGTATACTGTCATTGCGTCCTGTTGCCAGTTGATCTTCATCTCCTCTTTCTTCAACTTGGGGGCATATGTTACCGCCCCCTCCTGCTTGACTGGATGGTAGTTTCCCACTTCCACGGTACGGATGATTTCAACAATCATGTCAGCACCCAGCCGAGCCAGCCTTTCGGATAACGACCCGCATGTATCATCTTTTTCTATCGGAATCCAACGCTGCGCGAGAACTTCTCCATGATCTACCTTTTCGTCCATAAAAAAAATCGTGACCCCCGTCTTCTCCTCGCCCGCCATGATGGCTCTCTGAATAGGCGCAGCTCCACGATACTTGGGCAGCAACGAAGGATGTATATTAATTCCGCCGATACGAGTAACATCGAGAACCTTCTTACTCAGTATATACCCGTAGGCCGAAAGCACGTACAGATCCGGCGCTAACGCTTTCAATTCGTTGACGAAGGCATCGTTGTTTGGGTCTTCCGGCATGTACACCTTCAATCCGACGCTTTCTGCCCACCTTGCGATCTGCGGCAGCGTGTTTTTCAATCCCCTACCTTTTGGCTTTGGTTTCGAGATCACAATTGCTGAAACCGTGTACTCATCATGTACTTTTTGCACAATCGGCATTGAGAAATCAGTGGAACCAAAAAAGATCACTTTCATAATCCGCCGCTTACCTTCACACCCTTGCTGCTATCCTCGAGGTATTTTTCGACCTTCTCTTTTTCAGCCCCAGCGGCATGATCGATTATGAGAATTCCATCCAGATGGTCTACCTCATGCATGACCGCACGCGCCAGCAGTCCACTCAGCTCAAGCACAAAATCCTCATTGTAGAGGTCTTTGGCATATACCCGAACTCTTTCTGGACGTGCTATCTTCAGGTACAAATCGGGAAAACTCAAACAGCCCTCTTCATCGACTATTTCTCCCTCTTTGTGCAACACAATTGGATTAATGAAAACGATAGGTTGTGGATTTTCGTCACTGGGTGTTGTGTTCATGACAAAAATGCGATACTCAGCACCAATCTGATTTGCCGCAAGCCCAACACCATCTTCAGCGAGCATCGTTTCTACCATTCCCTCGACCAATTTGAAAACGTCCTCTCCAATCTTCTCCACCGGAGACGTTTTCTTTCTCAACCCTGGAGTGGGATATTTCAAAACTGAATATGGCACGTTCTACTCACTCCCTGCAGCCGAATGCTGCAAACCCCCGCTGCTTCTAGCTACCGCTTGTATTCAGCTTGCTTACGATGTGTCCCTTTTCTAATTCTATCTTTATACCATCTGCGATCAGAAGAGTAATAGTATCATCCTTTACATTTGCAATTGTCCCGCGTATGCCTGATGACGTTGTAACACGATCGCCCTTCTGCAACTCGGAAATCAATTTCCGATGCTGCTTTTGTTTCCGCTGTTGCGGTAGGATTAAAAGAAAATAGAAAACAACAAATATAAGAATCAAAGGAAGCAGTCCCATTATTGGATTACTTTGCCCCTGACTCTGACCAATTAGCAAAAAACCCATTTTTTTCTCCTTTGCACATTATACATATAACGAGCGCTAAGTCAACCCTGTGTCTTAGTTTTTGACAGCACAACCACTGAGCCGTTTACTGCGATATCTGCATTGAAAATGACTTAACTGGCGTGAAATTCATTCAATATTGACTTTGACCTCTTTTTCCATAGAATCTTTTTATGAGAGTTGTCACGAACGCTGAGATGAAGAAAATCGATGGATGGGC
This genomic window contains:
- the mraY gene encoding phospho-N-acetylmuramoyl-pentapeptide-transferase, with product MLLWLLYPLRDFFGPLRLFGYITFRSAYAAVFAILIVLVFGRKFIASMKTQSATQRVRSEVPDSHRSKEGTPSMGGLLILLSILISSFLFCDLTNPNILILFSATIYFGFLGLWDDYVKIYKKRPRGLSIKTKLIVQVVYGIALGLFLYFFGPEGYMDKTNLLFVKNYVISFGLFYPAFVALVLVGSSNGVNLTDGLDGLAIGLIGIAALAYAALAYAAGHAVISDYLNIIFLKQGGEITVYCATILGASLGFLWFNTYPAQVFMGDTGALSLGAIIGTAAILIKQEILLVMVGGVFVIEVLTVLAQVVYFRRTGGKRLFMMAPLHHHFELKGMVEPKIVIRFWIIGIICLMFALSTLKIR
- the murF gene encoding UDP-N-acetylmuramoyl-tripeptide--D-alanyl-D-alanine ligase; translated protein: MLAEIARVMGGKACSVRTDLARGVTIDSRETRPGHLFFALKGQHTDGHNFVNDALARGAIAAVVERTQSKANEIQVSDALYALGEFARHYRQYYRAKAIGITGTNGKTTVKKIVAAILGSGSNVLCTKRNYNSLIGMPLTIFNLCGDEDYMVLEMGTSAPGEIKRLCDIAKPDVGVITNIGPGHLEGLESLDGVRKEKSSLIEALPPDGLALVGEGFGEMPGRTVNRFSMDMLESVKLTEHGSYFSLGWKEYFTRLLGAGNVYNCLAAVCLTTMLGVDYATQKTALAGIKPEPGRLEPIRISRLLILNDTYNANPTSMKAAIDFIGQLGRPTIAVLGDMLELGKRSSQLHEEIGLYARSSVDLLMTYGRQSEYYGGGHYTEENELLRSLHENITGDEVILFKASRALRFERFVYGLSRLLR
- a CDS encoding UDP-N-acetylmuramoyl-L-alanyl-D-glutamate--2,6-diaminopimelate ligase; protein product: MSDLPSQAYNMEDIEISSIEFDSRKVIPGSLYVAVKGARFDGHDFIGDVERAGAVAVITEHRVATHLPQLVLDNTRDIIGKLAVRFYGNFAQMAKIGVTGTNGKTTTTFLIHSILTQAGKKPGLIGTVYYLGASRSKATRTTPEILDILKLLKEYQSQGIDSLVMEVSSHALKLGRVEGIDFDAAVFTNLSQDHLDFHVTMDDYMRSKLRIFSLLKLNGCAIYNNDEDIRDAVTSMSLPCVLSFGQTEGSDIRGRLIEQSIDGLRIEISYKAKSYEVKSPLIGRFNFHNILGAFAAGVALDVSADRIVEGIEKLRFVPGRMERIVDNVFVDYAHTPAAIENILKSAREYARGKLIVVFGCGGDRDRDKRAKMGALATRFADLAVITTDNPRHETPSDIINDILQGVAGDNYKMIEDRTAAIEYAMAMKQGDDMVIVAGKGHEEYQIFDDESIDFSDAEVIKRCFENSC
- a CDS encoding penicillin-binding protein 2, coding for MIRTKMLNSFLFFVSLIFFSYLFYIQCFRHQYYEKRARQQHEKKFVLLGARGNIYDRGGVPIATSEPCFSVFCTPRYACDAAKLVREVSKISGKSTTQLKRLVDAGDFFWVEMKVDIEQRDRYLAINDPSIGYTHDLNRRYNMPEIFSSMVGKCGLDNRGIEGMELQFDEILSGESGFAIYQKDPSGGIFPYHNYPEQEPQPGADIYLTVDLQLQAILYDKLKDCLDKEDAHLAAGLIIDPETGNILAMVNAGKNGDQRNHIICDEFEPGSTFKLMCLTFALMNGAHENDRIDTETGKIKIRGHTINDYRNYGVVTLKQAVAHSSNVAMVKLSRKFDRERFLLLVRDFGFGELTGIEFPGEVRGRLPDAAKMNDIDFATLVFGQGLTVNMLQLAMAYQVIANDGVLSKPNIVQAVRKGEKTIYEVDPLRIRRVIDASTARSVTDILCAVVEEGSGAAAAFNDMKIAGKTGTAQKVVNGSYSNSAVIATFVGFFPAEEPDYLIMLMIDEPKSGYWASTIVAPVFKEIAQSLYQMNSYHYAAK
- the rsmH gene encoding 16S rRNA (cytosine(1402)-N(4))-methyltransferase RsmH, with amino-acid sequence MDLKEGGTYLDCTVGGAGHLMAMLSRTKDTRFIGIDCDPDALEYGRRITAAFSKRCFFSEDNFINLDLILDKFHVGSVDGVLFDLGVSYHQLITPSRGFSYEREGRLLMRMSPRTTPLSDRLKCGRKSEIIQVLKEFGDVRNYRKLGQRIYDARNYLESTLELRKLVEDSVPRRFLKKNLQKVFQALRIWTNDELSNLSQALPAAFRRLGTEGRMVVISYHSGEDRIVKHFFRNLKAGTKARLLNKKAIKPTDEEVSENPRARSARLRAIEKCASS
- a CDS encoding STAS domain-containing protein, encoding MKIQAVEAIKDKKVSFFLPSGEIDEQGFEKIELSLKQMIEEGDVNIIIDLSRVSHINYKVVGWLIDYQQKFKKFGGDIKLVNVSPYLFDILRLYGFYPFEIYPSRRAALKSFA
- the mraZ gene encoding division/cell wall cluster transcriptional repressor MraZ translates to MKWGEMGNIRFRGFFTHTLDDRKRLAIPSQFRNVLKHESEGRVILTPGYDREIAVYPLKIWEEIENKELLSLSMDYLKSRRYRRHFTFGVKEDRLDAQGRILMPDFLLDHARITKEVIIVGEINYIELWSPETYEAFGKEVEKFYSEDAEGIEELRRRKHENTSS
- the rsmB gene encoding 16S rRNA (cytosine(967)-C(5))-methyltransferase RsmB; the protein is MTAREAALSALCEVEEGKNVKDALAAIFEKNELKDEDRQLANELAFGTLRHREEIDQIVRETLTGDFFSLDSTLKNVLRIAVYQYLFFDRIPIYAIVNEAVNFGRTIKEKGLINAVLRGVIRNKRVQVLREPRAWVFRKIMDAYQVEGEKIIDCFKIRPTPYIRINLLKNSVEEAKERLRLSGLEYRSANWFSEFKSVDHLSLIINSPLMKQGYISIHDEAQGLVCHLVDPKPGEKVVDLCSAPGSKATYMAELMNNDGMIVAVEISNERLKLVVENAARLGISIIKPVIADGRYYKLEDVDKVLVDAPCTNAGVIAKRPEVKDRVNKKVVMRLAKLQYDLLMNAATFLKKGGSLIYSTCSILPDENEDVIALFLKDNPNFEIEPAKKFTPQGDEFLKVLPCDYNTDGIFAARLKKTG
- the fmt gene encoding methionyl-tRNA formyltransferase, which produces MKVIFFGSTDFSMPIVQKVHDEYTVSAIVISKPKPKGRGLKNTLPQIARWAESVGLKVYMPEDPNNDAFVNELKALAPDLYVLSAYGYILSKKVLDVTRIGGINIHPSLLPKYRGAAPIQRAIMAGEEKTGVTIFFMDEKVDHGEVLAQRWIPIEKDDTCGSLSERLARLGADMIVEIIRTVEVGNYHPVKQEGAVTYAPKLKKEEMKINWQQDAMTVYNHIRALSPLPGARTHFRNKELIITLAQLGDKSLTPGKLLVDSRKLYVGTGNGSLVLLELKPEGRKIISALDFVNGYRIQKGEVVG
- the def gene encoding peptide deformylase, with translation MPYSVLKYPTPGLRKKTSPVEKIGEDVFKLVEGMVETMLAEDGVGLAANQIGAEYRIFVMNTTPSDENPQPIVFINPIVLHKEGEIVDEEGCLSFPDLYLKIARPERVRVYAKDLYNEDFVLELSGLLARAVMHEVDHLDGILIIDHAAGAEKEKVEKYLEDSSKGVKVSGGL
- the yajC gene encoding preprotein translocase subunit YajC, encoding MGFLLIGQSQGQSNPIMGLLPLILIFVVFYFLLILPQQRKQKQHRKLISELQKGDRVTTSSGIRGTIANVKDDTITLLIADGIKIELEKGHIVSKLNTSGS